The DNA segment aatacagttcTATGACAGATATAGAAATAATGCACTAATTGGATTTAGAGTCCATCATTTTGTGACTTGTGTAGTACACTACAAAGGGAgcagtgtgtaatttgggattGAACCTCTGCAGTTTCTCCTTCCTTCTGGAAACAAACATCCATCTGGAGGACTGCATCGAGCACTGGGGGGAGCACCAAGGACAGAGTGCTAATCCATATCTGGGCATACACCCATACCCTTAATCACACCAGGGCATTTTTATAGTGACCAATTCACCTGATCTCCATGTTTTTGGACTGTGGGAGGAACCCGCAGTCTCTGTTGGAAACCTACACAGACATGAGGACAACATCGAGACTATGGAGCTCCACCCAGAAGGGACTTGAACCCAAGACCCCAGTAAGGACAGTAACCATTTCTTAGTAGATTTCAATGTGTtcttgggtcattgtcctgctgcatgacCCACTTAAGGCACATTTATGCTCAACGGTTAATACAGATCTGTTTCACAGaatgtattaattttttttggaaccatttataaaaaaacaaaatgcattAAGCACTTATGCACTTGtagaattaatttttaatggagTTAGGCCTACCTCAAATGCATCTGTCAAAGAGAGGCTCTGGTGCTTCATTAGGTAGGCCACACAGACTGTGGCTGAACGGCTGCGGCCGTTCTTGCAGTAAACCACCGTCCGGCCTCCTCGGCCAGCTTCGCTGTGAATGGCATCAGCACAGCGGTCAAAGTACTTGTAGAGGTCCTCATGGGGGTCATCGTAGACGGGCACTCGGAAAGTGCCGACTCTGGTGGCTGGGAAAGGCTGCTGTTTGGAAACGTTGATGCAGAGTGTCACTGCCTCCTTCTGGATGAGGTCGTCACTGCAGGCTGAGCGAGCATTGCTGATCAGCAGGCCGTCTGTAACCTTACACAGCTGAAGCAttgagctgctgtgtgtgtgtgtgtatggaagagtggaagagtgtgtgtgtgtgtgagagagagaaactacAGCCTATTTAACTCACCCATGACTTAGACATTACTCACACAGTCAAAGTCCCCTCAGTTCGGGTTCAGTCATACTGTTTCTAACTGCACGAGCTGGCATGAGGAGGCGATGCAGAGGTCAGTCTGATTCCACAGAGTGTGGCTATATTTACAGCAGGAGCCAGAGGCTTCCTCCAGGTCCTAGTGCCACCCGCTCGAGCCCATGTGAGTCATGTGAATGATAATCCATGACTTTTTGAGCATATTttaacatatggacatttaatttgattcatttgaacaatttctttacaaaaatataatgtaataaataaaataaaaataaatctggTGAGGAAAAAGTTAAAACACTCCCCAAATGTATTActatttaaaatatgtaatattagaAGCAGGCACTGAACGTTATTTtctttatctatatatttatttttaatatcttAATTTTTGGCACATGCTAAATTTCCCCCTAGGAAATACTGGAGGTACTGGTACCCTGTTCAGGTGTAATTCGGCCTTGTGCCCAGTTACCCTATGTTCATGTgtacacatgtgcaattaagggtcaatttgcaattatctgtaaataatctgtaaataatattgttgttcctttttattatttgtttacttctattatttatattgtgtatatattggtaatttatctacattttgcaTCTGAATGTCTTGCTGTCCCTTTGCTGctctgacactgtgaatttccccactgtgagactaataaaggattatcttatcttatcttaattaCATACAGATTACATACAGTCTAGGGTAAccacaaaacaaacaatacaaattacaaatattaatatatacaaatataataaattgcATTTGCCTatatggtgctccattcaatgcttctgggatgatttggggcgttggggatgaggtggggtggggtggtgatcgcaGCAATGCTTCACAATCTACCCAGAAATCCTTCATCCatgaacagtagagacaataACACCAACAAAATACTATTGATTACTTTCGGAAGTaacaatgagtgagcaggtgtcctaatacttttgtccatatggtgtacgAAGCATACCTTAAAGATAGTTAGCTTAGTATTAGCAaatatagctagctacattTAATATGGCCtaatatcatattatatcatatatgttgtttttaaaccaagaactaaaagaaatgtattttataaataaatttaatgaaaaagtagctagctagctatatttacAGGCAAATTTCATATATGCCATTTTGTCCTAGCTATCTAtgt comes from the Salminus brasiliensis chromosome 23, fSalBra1.hap2, whole genome shotgun sequence genome and includes:
- the dusp28 gene encoding dual specificity phosphatase 28, which gives rise to MLQLCKVTDGLLISNARSACSDDLIQKEAVTLCINVSKQQPFPATRVGTFRVPVYDDPHEDLYKYFDRCADAIHSEAGRGGRTVVYCKNGRSRSATVCVAYLMKHQSLSLTDAFEVVRSARSVVEPNPGFWSQLERYEQELKTRRSAGSGSNLSPT